A stretch of Anoplolepis gracilipes chromosome 12, ASM4749672v1, whole genome shotgun sequence DNA encodes these proteins:
- the LOC140671593 gene encoding glucose dehydrogenase [FAD, quinone]-like isoform X2, translated as MRKFCLTILFLGYVSGILSSSILETIHNFFSGFPPSPKIQEPENGIPDYTFPSVDFLVIGAGAAGSVVANRLTENSNWKVLVLEQGDDEIFFTDIPFSAPFLSTTDYVRVYKSEPRPQDRSGHGGYCLSMVDGRCNLASGKAVGGSSVVNFMIYSRGSPADYDAWAALDNPGWSYKEVLPYFIKSERCKLIDKDARYHGFNGYLDVTNSPYATPLKERWLEAGQELGYNLVDYNSDRLVGFSAVQATLRNGHRVSASKAFLRPIRERANFSLSKFSTVTKIVINPTTKRAVGVEFIKNNKTYFVSVSKEIILSAGALNSPKLLMLSGIGPKDHLSLLGIRVIEDLSVGFNLQDHVSMSALMFLVNESVTVVGHRLVFNPVSFVDYLVHGKGPLTIPGGAEGLAFINTKANSRNRKRHDDHPDIELGLAVSSLAADISRIYHNFLGLTEEFSKEVYSDYDGLDSFTIAPILLRPKSRGRLTLRSTDPSNSPIIDINYYAHEDDVNTMVRGIKMAIEVASTKAFQRYNTTLLSVPFPGCKHVAFKSDPYWACVARHVSTTLYHYSGTCKMSTRSNSGVVDHRLRVHGISGLRVVDASIMPTLIAGHTTAPVYMIAEKASDMIKEEWKDSTL; from the exons ATGCGCAAGTTCTGCTTAACAATCTTGTTCCTGGGATACGTGAGTGGAATTTTGTCATCGAGTATCCTCGAGACGatccataattttttctcaggCTTTCCACCATCACCAAAAATACAAGAACCCGAGAACGGAATACCTGATTACACTTTCCCTTCTGTCGACTTTCTGGTGATCGGTGCCGGCGCGGCCGGATCCGTGGTCGCGAATCGTTTAACCGAAAATTCCAATTGGAAGGTCCTGGTGCTCGAGCAGGGCGACGATGAGATCTTCTTCACGGATATCCCCTTTAGCGCACCATTTCTTTCTACGACGGATTACGTTCGCGTGTACAAAAGTGAGCCGCGACCACAGGACAGAAGTGGCCATGGAGGATATTGCCTGTCGATGGTCGACGGCCGTTGCAACTTAGCATCCGGTAAGGCAGTCGGCGGTAGCTCGGTAGTGAACTTCATGATTTATTCGAGAGGATCGCCCGCTGACTACGATGCCTGGGCGGCGTTGGATAATCCAGGCTGGAGTTACAAAGAAGTACTGCCCTATTTCATCAAGTCCGAGAGATGCAAGCTGATCGATAAAGACGCAAG ATACCACGGATTCAACGGATATCTGGATGTCACGAATTCTCCTTATGCTACTCCATTGAAGGAACGTTGGTTGGAAGCCGGTCAGGAGCTCGGTTATAATTTAGTAGATTATAACAGTGACAGACTCGTAGGCTTCTCGGCCGTACAAGCAACTCTGCGAAATGGGCACAGAGTTAGCGCCAGTAAAGCCTTTCTCAGGCCGATCCGTGAACGAGCAAACTTCTCTTTATCCAAATTTTCGACGGTGACGAAAATTGTCATTAATCCAACGACGAAAAGAGCCGTAGGCgtcgaatttattaaaaataataaaacgtacTTTGTCTCCGTTTCTAAAGAGATCATACTCTCTGCAG GTGCTCTTAATTCGCCTAAGTTATTGATGCTGTCCGGGATAGGTCCAAAGGATCACTTGAGTTTGTTAGGCATTCGTGTAATCGAGGATCTTTCGGTGGGATTTAATTTACAGGATCACGTGAGCATGTCAGCTTTAATGTTTTTAGTCAACGAGAGCGTGACTGTTGTCGGACACCGTCTAGTTTTCAATCCAGTTAGTTTCGTGGACTACCTGGTACACGGTAAAGGTCCTTTGACGATACCTGGAGGCGCCGAAGGATTAGCTTTCATTAACACTAAGGCTAATTCAAGAAACAGAAAACGACATG ATGACCATCCTGACATCGAGCTAGGGTTGGCTGTAAGTTCATTAGCCGCCGATATTTCCAGAATTTATCACAATTTCCTAGGATTAACGGAGGAATTTAGCAAGGAGGTTTACAGCGATTACGATGGCCTTGACTCGTTCACAATCGCACCTATACTTCTGCGACCGAAAAGTCGCGGCAGACTTACATTAAGAAGCACCGATCCGTCGAATTCGCCGATCATcgacataaattattacgcTCACGAGGACGATGTAAACACGATGGTGCGAGGTATAAAAATG gCAATCGAAGTAGCCTCCACGAAAGCGTTCCAACGTTACAATACCACTCTGCTATCGGTACCGTTTCCAGGATGCAAGCACGTTGCCTTCAAGAGCGATCCGTACTGGGCCTGCGTCGCCCGTCACGTGTCGACGactttatatcattattcagGCACGTGTAAAATGTCCACTCGGAGCAATTCAGGTGTGGTAGACCACAGGTTACGAGTGCACGGGATCAGCGGTCTGAGGGTCGTGGATGCCAGTATCATGCCAACTTTAATCGCCGGTCACACGACGGCGCCTGTGTATATGATCGCCGAGAAAGCCAGCGATATGATAAAGGAGGAATGGAAAGATTCTACTCTGTGA
- the LOC140671593 gene encoding glucose dehydrogenase [FAD, quinone]-like isoform X1 — translation MRKFCLTILFLGYVSGILSSSILETIHNFFSGFPPSPKIQEPENGIPDYTFPSVDFLVIGAGAAGSVVANRLTENSNWKVLVLEQGDDEIFFTDIPFSAPFLSTTDYVRVYKSEPRPQDRSGHGGYCLSMVDGRCNLASGKAVGGSSVVNFMIYSRGSPADYDAWAALDNPGWSYKEVLPYFIKSERCKLIDKDARYHGFNGYLDVTNSPYATPLKERWLEAGQELGYNLVDYNSDRLVGFSAVQATLRNGHRVSASKAFLRPIRERANFSLSKFSTVTKIVINPTTKRAVGVEFIKNNKTYFVSVSKEIILSAGALNSPKLLMLSGIGPKDHLSLLGIRVIEDLSVGFNLQDHVSMSALMFLVNESVTVVGHRLVFNPVSFVDYLVHGKGPLTIPGGAEGLAFINTKANSRNRKRHEDDHPDIELGLAVSSLAADISRIYHNFLGLTEEFSKEVYSDYDGLDSFTIAPILLRPKSRGRLTLRSTDPSNSPIIDINYYAHEDDVNTMVRGIKMAIEVASTKAFQRYNTTLLSVPFPGCKHVAFKSDPYWACVARHVSTTLYHYSGTCKMSTRSNSGVVDHRLRVHGISGLRVVDASIMPTLIAGHTTAPVYMIAEKASDMIKEEWKDSTL, via the exons ATGCGCAAGTTCTGCTTAACAATCTTGTTCCTGGGATACGTGAGTGGAATTTTGTCATCGAGTATCCTCGAGACGatccataattttttctcaggCTTTCCACCATCACCAAAAATACAAGAACCCGAGAACGGAATACCTGATTACACTTTCCCTTCTGTCGACTTTCTGGTGATCGGTGCCGGCGCGGCCGGATCCGTGGTCGCGAATCGTTTAACCGAAAATTCCAATTGGAAGGTCCTGGTGCTCGAGCAGGGCGACGATGAGATCTTCTTCACGGATATCCCCTTTAGCGCACCATTTCTTTCTACGACGGATTACGTTCGCGTGTACAAAAGTGAGCCGCGACCACAGGACAGAAGTGGCCATGGAGGATATTGCCTGTCGATGGTCGACGGCCGTTGCAACTTAGCATCCGGTAAGGCAGTCGGCGGTAGCTCGGTAGTGAACTTCATGATTTATTCGAGAGGATCGCCCGCTGACTACGATGCCTGGGCGGCGTTGGATAATCCAGGCTGGAGTTACAAAGAAGTACTGCCCTATTTCATCAAGTCCGAGAGATGCAAGCTGATCGATAAAGACGCAAG ATACCACGGATTCAACGGATATCTGGATGTCACGAATTCTCCTTATGCTACTCCATTGAAGGAACGTTGGTTGGAAGCCGGTCAGGAGCTCGGTTATAATTTAGTAGATTATAACAGTGACAGACTCGTAGGCTTCTCGGCCGTACAAGCAACTCTGCGAAATGGGCACAGAGTTAGCGCCAGTAAAGCCTTTCTCAGGCCGATCCGTGAACGAGCAAACTTCTCTTTATCCAAATTTTCGACGGTGACGAAAATTGTCATTAATCCAACGACGAAAAGAGCCGTAGGCgtcgaatttattaaaaataataaaacgtacTTTGTCTCCGTTTCTAAAGAGATCATACTCTCTGCAG GTGCTCTTAATTCGCCTAAGTTATTGATGCTGTCCGGGATAGGTCCAAAGGATCACTTGAGTTTGTTAGGCATTCGTGTAATCGAGGATCTTTCGGTGGGATTTAATTTACAGGATCACGTGAGCATGTCAGCTTTAATGTTTTTAGTCAACGAGAGCGTGACTGTTGTCGGACACCGTCTAGTTTTCAATCCAGTTAGTTTCGTGGACTACCTGGTACACGGTAAAGGTCCTTTGACGATACCTGGAGGCGCCGAAGGATTAGCTTTCATTAACACTAAGGCTAATTCAAGAAACAGAAAACGACATG AAGATGACCATCCTGACATCGAGCTAGGGTTGGCTGTAAGTTCATTAGCCGCCGATATTTCCAGAATTTATCACAATTTCCTAGGATTAACGGAGGAATTTAGCAAGGAGGTTTACAGCGATTACGATGGCCTTGACTCGTTCACAATCGCACCTATACTTCTGCGACCGAAAAGTCGCGGCAGACTTACATTAAGAAGCACCGATCCGTCGAATTCGCCGATCATcgacataaattattacgcTCACGAGGACGATGTAAACACGATGGTGCGAGGTATAAAAATG gCAATCGAAGTAGCCTCCACGAAAGCGTTCCAACGTTACAATACCACTCTGCTATCGGTACCGTTTCCAGGATGCAAGCACGTTGCCTTCAAGAGCGATCCGTACTGGGCCTGCGTCGCCCGTCACGTGTCGACGactttatatcattattcagGCACGTGTAAAATGTCCACTCGGAGCAATTCAGGTGTGGTAGACCACAGGTTACGAGTGCACGGGATCAGCGGTCTGAGGGTCGTGGATGCCAGTATCATGCCAACTTTAATCGCCGGTCACACGACGGCGCCTGTGTATATGATCGCCGAGAAAGCCAGCGATATGATAAAGGAGGAATGGAAAGATTCTACTCTGTGA